A region from the Mycolicibacterium litorale genome encodes:
- a CDS encoding ABC transporter ATP-binding protein: MSLTAEKPRTATAQSLTLTDLVKTYASRGRESVTAVKGIDLAIEPGELVALLGPSGCGKTTTLRMIAGLETVTSGSIKIGDREISQLPAAKRGIGVGFESYALYPPMSVRENLLYGLKARKVKGAEQMVDSISRRLEMDDLMGLRPAGLSSGQKQRVALARALVRNPPVLLLDEPLSHLDASARQRVRRELKVLQREFGYTTIVVTHDQVEALSLADRLAVMDAGVVQQFGTPDEVFDDPANLFVAQFVGEPQINVLRGVARVRDGRVSVQIGDDAGHLDTTATQVADGTSVTVGIRPQDCAISGDAAGGVATTVAYFEHLLEFGLATTTVAGMEEGIVVQTPAAESYEPEQKVAVTAPPERVYLFDSDTGERLR, from the coding sequence GTGAGTTTGACAGCCGAGAAGCCGCGGACCGCCACCGCGCAGAGCCTCACCCTGACCGACCTGGTGAAGACCTACGCCTCCCGCGGGCGGGAGAGCGTCACCGCGGTCAAGGGTATCGACCTGGCCATCGAACCGGGTGAGCTCGTGGCACTGCTGGGTCCGTCCGGGTGCGGGAAGACCACGACGCTGCGGATGATCGCCGGACTGGAGACCGTCACCAGCGGCTCCATCAAGATCGGCGACCGCGAGATCTCCCAGTTGCCAGCGGCCAAGCGGGGAATCGGCGTCGGCTTCGAGAGCTACGCCCTGTACCCGCCGATGTCGGTGCGCGAGAACCTGCTCTACGGCCTGAAGGCCCGCAAGGTCAAAGGTGCCGAGCAGATGGTGGATTCGATCAGCCGGCGCTTGGAGATGGACGACCTGATGGGCCTGCGTCCGGCGGGTCTGTCGAGCGGTCAGAAGCAGCGCGTCGCGCTGGCCCGCGCACTCGTGCGCAACCCACCGGTGCTGTTGCTCGACGAACCGCTCAGCCACCTCGACGCGTCCGCCCGGCAGCGGGTGCGCCGCGAACTGAAGGTGCTGCAGCGAGAATTCGGTTACACGACGATCGTGGTGACCCACGACCAGGTCGAGGCGCTGTCGCTGGCGGACCGCCTCGCGGTCATGGACGCCGGTGTGGTGCAGCAGTTCGGCACACCCGACGAGGTCTTCGACGATCCGGCCAACCTGTTCGTCGCGCAGTTCGTGGGGGAGCCGCAGATCAACGTGTTGCGCGGTGTGGCACGGGTGCGCGACGGCCGGGTGTCGGTGCAGATCGGCGACGACGCAGGACATCTCGACACCACGGCCACCCAGGTCGCCGACGGCACCTCCGTCACGGTCGGCATCCGGCCGCAGGACTGTGCGATCAGCGGTGACGCCGCGGGCGGTGTCGCGACGACGGTCGCCTACTTCGAGCACCTCCTCGAGTTCGGCCTGGCCACCACCACGGTCGCCGGTATGGAGGAGGGCATCGTCGTGCAGACACCGGCCGCCGAGTCCTACGAACCCGAACAGAAGGTGGCTGTCACCGCGCCGCCGGAGCGGGTCTACCTGTTCGACTCCGACACCGGGGAGCGGTTGCGATGA
- the derK gene encoding D-erythrulose 4-kinase: MTKLFNDPARFTEDMLVGFLDANSRYVIGVPGGVVRAHETRPGKVAVVIGGGSGHYPAFCGTVGAGFADGAVVGNIFTSPSTEEAASVARAAHGDAGVLLITGNYAGDVMNFGLAVSQLRGEGIDAHYFAVTDDIASAPKGEEAKRRGIAGDFTVFKCASAAAEEGLDMAGVLRVTEASNAATRTLGVAFDGCTLPGADHPLFTVPDGQMGVGLGIHGEPGVAEESMPSAAALAKTLVDGVLADTPANTESKRIAVILNGLGRTKYEELFVVWGEVARLLREQGYDIVEPEVGELVTSLDMAGCSLTVMWLDEELERYWRAPADTPAYRKGVAAVDGSGGQRRSDADVRDAAAAPAVRQTSDEAGRAGGRTVARIFDAMAAMLADAEDELGRIDAIAGDGDHGRGMVKGSSAARAAAADAAADGAGQGSVLAAAGKEWAAKAGGTSGVLWGALLSALGNRLGDTGRPDSATVAAGMRDGYDALVQLGGAAPGDKTMLDALLPFVEELERRVADGERWEQAWAAAAETAEAAARATADLRPKVGRARPLAERSVGTPDAGATSLAMCARTVAESLTVKGDSPQ, from the coding sequence ATGACCAAGCTGTTCAACGATCCGGCCCGGTTCACCGAGGACATGCTCGTCGGCTTCCTCGACGCCAACTCCCGCTACGTGATCGGAGTTCCGGGTGGGGTGGTGCGGGCGCACGAGACCCGCCCGGGCAAGGTGGCGGTCGTCATCGGCGGCGGGTCCGGTCACTATCCGGCGTTCTGCGGCACCGTGGGCGCGGGATTCGCCGACGGCGCGGTGGTCGGCAACATCTTCACGTCGCCGTCCACGGAGGAGGCCGCGTCGGTGGCGCGCGCCGCCCACGGTGATGCCGGCGTCCTGCTCATCACCGGCAACTACGCCGGTGACGTCATGAACTTCGGGTTGGCCGTCTCGCAGTTGCGCGGCGAGGGCATCGACGCGCACTATTTCGCGGTCACCGACGACATCGCCAGCGCCCCGAAGGGCGAGGAAGCCAAAAGGCGCGGCATCGCAGGCGATTTCACCGTGTTCAAATGCGCCTCCGCCGCCGCCGAGGAGGGCCTCGACATGGCGGGCGTCCTGCGGGTGACCGAGGCCTCCAACGCCGCGACCCGCACCCTCGGTGTCGCGTTCGACGGCTGCACGCTACCCGGTGCGGATCACCCGCTGTTCACCGTGCCGGACGGGCAGATGGGCGTCGGGCTGGGCATCCACGGTGAGCCCGGTGTCGCCGAGGAGTCGATGCCGAGCGCGGCGGCCCTGGCGAAGACGCTCGTCGACGGTGTCCTCGCCGACACCCCGGCGAACACCGAATCCAAGCGCATCGCGGTCATCCTCAACGGCCTCGGCCGCACGAAGTACGAGGAGTTGTTCGTCGTCTGGGGTGAGGTGGCGCGGCTGTTGCGCGAGCAGGGCTACGACATCGTCGAACCCGAAGTGGGGGAGTTGGTGACGAGCCTCGACATGGCCGGCTGCTCCCTGACGGTGATGTGGCTCGACGAGGAGCTCGAGCGGTACTGGCGCGCGCCCGCCGACACCCCGGCGTATCGCAAAGGCGTTGCCGCCGTTGACGGCTCGGGTGGTCAGCGGCGCAGCGACGCCGATGTCCGCGACGCGGCCGCGGCGCCGGCGGTGCGGCAGACGTCCGACGAGGCCGGACGCGCGGGCGGGCGGACCGTCGCGCGGATCTTCGACGCCATGGCCGCCATGCTCGCCGACGCCGAAGACGAACTCGGCCGGATCGATGCGATCGCCGGCGACGGCGACCACGGCCGAGGCATGGTCAAGGGTTCGTCGGCCGCGCGGGCTGCGGCCGCCGACGCGGCCGCAGATGGCGCGGGGCAGGGTTCGGTGCTGGCGGCCGCGGGCAAGGAGTGGGCGGCCAAGGCCGGCGGCACCTCCGGCGTGCTGTGGGGTGCGCTCCTGAGCGCCCTGGGCAACCGCCTCGGCGACACCGGCCGCCCCGACTCGGCGACCGTGGCGGCGGGAATGCGCGACGGCTATGACGCGCTGGTTCAGTTGGGCGGCGCCGCCCCCGGCGACAAGACCATGCTCGACGCGCTGCTGCCGTTCGTGGAGGAGCTCGAGCGACGGGTGGCCGACGGCGAGCGGTGGGAACAGGCGTGGGCCGCGGCCGCGGAGACGGCGGAGGCCGCCGCCCGTGCGACCGCCGACCTGCGGCCCAAGGTGGGCCGGGCCCGCCCGCTGGCGGAACGCAGTGTCGGCACGCCCGACGCGGGCGCCACCTCACTGGCGATGTGCGCGCGCACGGTCGCCGAAAGCCTCACCGTGAAAGGGGACAGTCCGCAGTGA
- a CDS encoding ribose-5-phosphate isomerase, whose translation MTTQQTSKLRIVVGSDDAGYEYKEALKGDLKADDRVAEVTDVGVGTDEDTAYPHIAVAAARMVADGKADRALLVCGTGLGVAISANKVPGIRAVTAHDSFSVERSVLSNDAQVLCFGQRVIGLELARRLAREWLNYEFDPTSKSADKVEAICGYEPSAG comes from the coding sequence GTGACTACGCAACAGACGTCCAAACTCCGCATCGTCGTCGGCTCCGACGACGCCGGTTACGAATACAAGGAGGCCCTCAAGGGTGACCTGAAGGCCGACGATCGGGTCGCCGAGGTGACCGACGTCGGTGTGGGTACCGACGAGGACACCGCCTACCCGCACATCGCGGTCGCCGCGGCCCGGATGGTGGCCGACGGCAAAGCCGACCGTGCGCTGCTGGTGTGCGGCACCGGTCTCGGTGTGGCCATCAGCGCCAACAAGGTGCCCGGCATCCGCGCGGTCACCGCGCACGACAGCTTCTCCGTCGAACGCTCGGTGCTGTCCAACGACGCGCAGGTGCTCTGCTTCGGGCAGCGGGTGATCGGTCTGGAGCTCGCGCGCCGATTGGCCCGCGAATGGCTGAACTACGAATTCGACCCGACCAGCAAGTCCGCCGACAAGGTCGAGGCGATCTGCGGTTACGAGCCGAGCGCCGGCTGA
- a CDS encoding EamA family transporter: MAVTAMLSVQLGVAVAVGLIDRIGAEGAAWLRLAWAGLLFLVFLRPRRARFTARSLLACAALGVVTAAITLLFMAALDRIPMGTASALEFLGPLGVAVLQGRGLARFAWPGLAAVGVVLMTQPWAGTVDAVGVVYALVAGVCWAIYIVLTQRVGDQVAGINGLAVSMPVAGLVATVAVGPMVFDKLTPQLLLVGLGLAIMLPMFPFALELLALRRLSAAAFGTLMSLEPAFALVIGFVALHQVPAPAAVIGIVLVVTAGIFAARGGARATPVPAEVG; the protein is encoded by the coding sequence ATGGCGGTGACGGCCATGCTGTCGGTTCAGCTGGGTGTCGCGGTCGCGGTCGGGTTGATCGACCGGATCGGCGCCGAAGGTGCCGCCTGGTTGCGTCTGGCCTGGGCGGGGCTGCTGTTCCTGGTGTTCCTGCGGCCGCGGCGGGCGCGGTTCACCGCACGCAGCCTCCTCGCATGCGCGGCGCTCGGTGTGGTCACCGCGGCGATCACGCTGCTGTTCATGGCGGCACTTGATCGGATTCCGATGGGCACCGCCAGCGCGCTGGAGTTCCTGGGCCCGCTCGGGGTGGCCGTGCTGCAGGGCAGAGGGCTCGCCCGATTCGCCTGGCCGGGGCTGGCCGCGGTGGGCGTCGTGTTGATGACCCAGCCGTGGGCCGGCACGGTCGACGCCGTCGGTGTGGTCTACGCCTTGGTGGCGGGGGTGTGCTGGGCCATCTACATCGTGCTCACGCAGCGGGTCGGGGATCAGGTGGCGGGCATCAACGGGCTCGCGGTGTCGATGCCGGTCGCCGGGTTGGTCGCCACCGTCGCCGTGGGGCCGATGGTCTTCGACAAGCTGACGCCGCAGCTGCTACTGGTCGGGCTCGGGCTGGCGATCATGCTGCCGATGTTCCCGTTCGCGCTCGAACTGCTCGCGCTGCGGCGCCTGAGCGCCGCCGCGTTCGGCACGCTGATGAGCCTCGAGCCGGCGTTCGCGTTGGTCATCGGTTTCGTCGCGCTGCACCAGGTGCCCGCTCCGGCCGCGGTGATCGGCATCGTGCTGGTGGTCACCGCCGGGATCTTCGCGGCGCGCGGCGGCGCGAGGGCGACACCCGTCCCGGCCGAAGTGGGCTGA
- a CDS encoding ABC transporter permease encodes MTTQAGAAVAVAAEQPPTPKTVKGMPKWGDWSLRIVAGLVLLYLFIPIFVIVLFSFNDPKGKFNYSWQGFTLDNWLDPFKYPALTNAMKLSLNVAGVSTAIALVLGTLVAIALVRQRWRGQRAVDTFLVLPLTAPEVVMGASLLVLFLDLGWATGYVTIVLAHIAFEVSFIAMTVRARVRGFDWTLEDASMDLGASPTRTFFKVTLPLIVPGIVAAAMLSFALSLDDFIITYFVSGSTVTYPLYVNAAVKAAVPPQINVIATAILVVSLLLLAAGTLYRRKRIDA; translated from the coding sequence ATGACCACCCAAGCCGGCGCCGCGGTGGCGGTCGCGGCCGAGCAGCCACCCACGCCCAAGACCGTCAAGGGCATGCCGAAGTGGGGCGACTGGAGCCTGCGGATTGTGGCCGGACTGGTACTGCTCTACCTGTTCATCCCGATCTTCGTGATCGTGCTCTTCTCGTTCAACGATCCGAAGGGCAAGTTCAACTACAGCTGGCAGGGCTTCACGCTCGACAACTGGCTCGATCCGTTCAAGTACCCGGCGCTGACCAACGCGATGAAGTTGAGCCTCAACGTCGCCGGGGTCTCCACAGCCATCGCGCTGGTGCTGGGCACGCTGGTCGCGATCGCGTTGGTGCGCCAGCGGTGGCGGGGGCAGCGCGCGGTGGACACCTTCCTGGTGCTGCCGCTGACCGCACCGGAAGTCGTGATGGGCGCCTCGCTGCTCGTGCTGTTCCTCGACCTCGGCTGGGCGACGGGTTACGTCACGATCGTGCTCGCGCACATCGCATTCGAGGTCAGCTTCATCGCGATGACCGTGCGCGCCCGGGTGCGTGGCTTCGACTGGACGCTGGAGGACGCGTCGATGGATCTGGGCGCCAGCCCGACCCGGACGTTCTTCAAGGTGACGCTGCCGCTGATCGTGCCCGGCATCGTCGCCGCGGCGATGCTGTCGTTCGCGCTGTCGCTCGACGACTTCATCATCACCTACTTCGTCAGCGGGTCGACGGTGACGTATCCGCTCTACGTGAACGCTGCGGTCAAGGCCGCCGTGCCGCCGCAGATCAACGTGATCGCGACCGCGATCCTCGTGGTCAGCCTGCTGTTGCTGGCGGCGGGCACGCTGTACCGCCGCAAGCGCATCGACGCCTAG
- a CDS encoding ABC transporter permease, translating into MAGVASSSRQRSRIAPYLMILPALAYLAIFFVWPIISLLRTSLSSTGGSVFLPTLTFSWDFANYGEAFARYSDQIVRSFGYAFTATVVCLLLAYPLAYVIAFKAGRFKNLLLGLVILPFFVTFLIRTIAWKTILADDGWVVTALDTIGLLPSDGRLLSTSWAVIGGLIYNWIIFMILPLYVSLEKIDARLIEASKDLYSSNIRSFTKVILPLSIPGVLAGSLLVFIPAAGDFINAEYLGSTQTTMIGNVIQQQFLVVKDYPAAAALSLVLMGTILAGVLLYTRALGTEDLV; encoded by the coding sequence ATGGCAGGCGTAGCCAGCAGTAGTCGGCAGCGCAGCAGGATCGCCCCGTACCTGATGATCCTGCCCGCGCTGGCCTACCTCGCAATCTTCTTCGTATGGCCGATCATCTCGCTGTTGCGGACGTCGTTGTCGTCCACGGGCGGGTCGGTGTTCCTCCCGACGCTGACCTTCTCGTGGGACTTCGCGAATTACGGCGAGGCGTTCGCCAGGTACTCCGATCAGATCGTGCGGTCGTTCGGGTACGCGTTCACCGCGACGGTGGTCTGCCTGCTGCTGGCGTATCCCCTGGCCTACGTGATCGCGTTCAAGGCGGGGCGGTTCAAGAACCTGCTCCTCGGCCTGGTGATCCTGCCGTTCTTCGTGACGTTCCTGATCCGCACGATCGCGTGGAAGACGATCCTGGCCGACGACGGCTGGGTGGTCACGGCGCTGGACACGATCGGGCTGTTGCCCAGCGACGGTCGTCTGCTCTCGACGAGCTGGGCGGTGATCGGTGGGTTGATCTACAACTGGATCATCTTCATGATCCTGCCGCTGTACGTCAGCTTGGAGAAGATCGACGCACGGCTCATCGAGGCGTCGAAGGACCTGTATTCGTCGAACATCCGCAGCTTCACCAAAGTGATCCTCCCGCTGTCGATTCCGGGTGTGCTCGCGGGCAGCCTGCTGGTGTTCATCCCGGCCGCGGGTGACTTCATCAACGCCGAATATCTCGGCAGTACGCAGACCACGATGATCGGCAACGTGATCCAGCAGCAGTTCCTGGTGGTCAAGGACTACCCGGCGGCCGCGGCGCTGAGCCTGGTCCTGATGGGCACCATCCTCGCCGGTGTGCTGCTCTACACGCGCGCGCTGGGCACGGAGGACCTCGTATGA
- a CDS encoding polyamine ABC transporter substrate-binding protein: MPREASQHFDPQLAARLGANRASRRRFLGGGAAAAAALVLGPSFLAACGSDSGGSGQTTTDDGGPASGTLRISNWPLYMADGFVAAFQTASGVTVDYKEDFNDNEEWFAKVKEPLSRKQDIGADLVIPTEFMAARINGLGWLNEIRADRVPNKKNLRPDLLNSSIDPGRNKTAPYMTGMVGLAYNKAATGRPITKIEDLWDPAFKGRVSLLSDTQDGLGMVMLSQGNSPERPSTETVQKAVDLVRQQKDTGQIRRFTGNDYADDLAAGNVAIAQAYSGDVVQLKADNPDLEFIVPEAGGTWFIDTMVIPYTTQNQSAAEAWIDYVYDRANYAKLIAFTQFVPVLADMTDELNKIDPAVASNPLINPPESTVANLKSWAALTDEQTQEYNSMYAAVTGG, from the coding sequence ATGCCCCGCGAAGCATCCCAGCACTTCGATCCGCAACTGGCCGCCCGCCTCGGCGCCAACCGCGCGTCCCGGCGCCGGTTCCTCGGCGGCGGTGCCGCCGCGGCCGCCGCACTGGTGCTCGGCCCGTCGTTCCTGGCCGCCTGCGGTTCGGACAGCGGCGGCTCCGGCCAGACGACCACCGACGACGGGGGCCCGGCCAGCGGAACGCTGCGGATCTCGAACTGGCCGCTGTACATGGCCGACGGGTTCGTCGCCGCCTTCCAGACCGCATCGGGTGTCACGGTCGACTACAAAGAGGACTTCAACGACAACGAGGAGTGGTTCGCCAAGGTCAAGGAGCCACTGTCGCGTAAGCAGGACATCGGTGCCGACCTGGTCATCCCGACCGAGTTCATGGCCGCCCGCATCAACGGTCTGGGCTGGCTCAACGAAATCCGTGCCGACCGGGTGCCCAACAAGAAGAACCTGCGGCCCGATCTGCTGAACTCGTCGATCGACCCGGGTCGCAACAAGACCGCGCCCTACATGACCGGCATGGTCGGCCTGGCCTACAACAAGGCCGCAACCGGCAGGCCGATCACCAAGATCGAGGATCTGTGGGATCCGGCGTTCAAGGGCCGGGTCAGCCTGCTGTCGGACACCCAGGACGGGTTGGGCATGGTCATGCTCTCGCAGGGCAACTCCCCCGAGCGGCCGTCGACCGAGACCGTGCAGAAGGCCGTCGACCTGGTGCGTCAGCAGAAGGACACCGGCCAGATCCGCCGGTTCACCGGCAACGACTACGCCGACGACCTCGCGGCGGGCAACGTGGCGATCGCCCAGGCGTACTCGGGTGACGTGGTGCAGTTGAAGGCCGACAACCCCGACCTCGAGTTCATCGTTCCCGAGGCCGGCGGCACCTGGTTCATCGACACCATGGTCATCCCCTACACCACCCAGAACCAGAGTGCGGCCGAGGCGTGGATCGACTACGTGTACGACCGGGCGAATTACGCGAAGCTCATCGCGTTCACCCAGTTCGTGCCGGTGCTCGCGGACATGACCGACGAGCTGAACAAGATCGACCCGGCCGTCGCGTCCAACCCGCTGATCAACCCGCCGGAGTCAACGGTGGCCAACCTCAAGTCGTGGGCGGCGCTGACCGACGAACAGACCCAGGAGTACAACAGCATGTACGCCGCGGTGACCGGAGGCTGA
- a CDS encoding ABC transporter ATP-binding protein, giving the protein MNQTVDGRAPKKGAPVIEIDHVTKRFADYVAVADADFSIASGEFFSMLGPSGCGKTTTLRMIAGFETPTSGAIRLEGTDVSRVPPHKRNVNTVFQHYALFPHMSVWDNVAYGPRSMGVDKRAGKGEVKRRVDELLEVVRLTDFAKRKPGQLSGGQQQRVALARALVNYPSALLLDEPLGALDLKLRHAMQFELKRIQREVGITFIYVTHDQEEALTMSDRIAVMNAGNVEQIGTPTEIYDRPSTVFVANFIGQANLWPGRQTGRLNGDYVEVNVLGSTLRARPGDTAIETGGHATLMVRPERVRVSMEPPIGDVASVRATVRDMTFQGPVVRLSLAAPDDSPIVAHVGPEQNLPMLRPGEQVYVCWSPDASLVLPAADIPTTEDLEEMLDES; this is encoded by the coding sequence GTGAACCAGACCGTAGACGGGCGCGCCCCCAAGAAGGGCGCCCCGGTCATCGAGATCGACCACGTGACGAAGCGGTTCGCCGACTACGTGGCCGTCGCCGACGCGGACTTCTCCATCGCCTCCGGCGAGTTCTTCTCGATGCTGGGCCCGTCCGGCTGCGGGAAGACCACGACGTTGCGCATGATCGCCGGATTCGAAACCCCCACCTCCGGCGCGATCCGGCTCGAAGGCACCGACGTGTCGCGGGTGCCCCCGCACAAGCGCAACGTCAACACGGTCTTCCAGCACTACGCCCTGTTCCCGCACATGAGCGTCTGGGACAACGTCGCGTACGGCCCGCGCAGCATGGGAGTGGACAAGCGCGCAGGAAAAGGAGAGGTCAAGCGCCGCGTCGACGAACTGCTCGAGGTGGTCCGCCTGACCGACTTCGCCAAGCGCAAACCGGGGCAGCTCTCCGGCGGACAGCAGCAGCGCGTCGCGCTGGCGCGGGCACTGGTGAACTACCCCAGCGCCCTGCTGCTCGACGAACCCCTCGGCGCCCTCGACCTCAAACTGCGCCACGCGATGCAGTTCGAGCTCAAGCGCATCCAGCGCGAGGTGGGCATCACGTTCATCTATGTGACGCACGATCAGGAAGAGGCGCTGACGATGAGTGACCGCATCGCGGTCATGAACGCGGGCAACGTCGAACAGATCGGCACACCGACCGAGATCTACGACCGTCCCTCGACGGTGTTCGTGGCCAACTTCATCGGGCAGGCGAACCTGTGGCCGGGTCGCCAGACCGGGCGTCTCAACGGTGACTACGTCGAGGTGAACGTCCTCGGCAGCACACTCAGGGCCCGGCCGGGTGACACGGCCATCGAGACCGGCGGGCACGCGACGCTGATGGTGCGGCCCGAACGCGTACGGGTGTCGATGGAACCCCCGATCGGCGACGTCGCGTCGGTGCGGGCGACGGTGCGGGACATGACCTTCCAGGGTCCCGTGGTGCGGTTGTCGCTGGCCGCACCCGACGATTCCCCGATCGTCGCGCACGTCGGGCCGGAGCAGAACCTGCCGATGCTGCGACCCGGCGAGCAGGTGTACGTCTGCTGGTCCCCCGACGCCTCCCTTGTGCTGCCCGCCGCCGACATCCCCACCACCGAGGATCTCGAAGAGATGCTCGACGAGTCCTGA
- a CDS encoding SRPBCC family protein, protein MASVDVAVSSDLTPERAWELASNLRRFDEWLTIFGGWRSEVPPEIEVGTCVSSLIKVKGFRNTIHWRVTRYDEPKEIELIGTGFPAICIALSLHVEERKAGTNFRVVADLSGGLLNTRVGTLVAKVIESDVRKSVSNLASLR, encoded by the coding sequence ATGGCATCGGTCGACGTGGCGGTCTCCTCCGACCTCACCCCCGAACGCGCGTGGGAATTGGCATCGAATCTGCGGCGGTTCGACGAGTGGCTGACGATCTTCGGCGGGTGGCGCAGTGAGGTGCCCCCCGAGATCGAGGTCGGCACCTGTGTGTCGTCGCTGATCAAGGTCAAGGGTTTCCGCAACACCATCCACTGGCGGGTCACCCGCTACGACGAGCCCAAGGAGATCGAGCTCATCGGAACCGGATTCCCGGCCATCTGCATCGCACTGTCGCTGCACGTCGAGGAGCGCAAGGCCGGCACGAACTTCCGGGTGGTGGCGGATCTGTCCGGCGGCCTGCTCAACACCCGGGTCGGCACGCTGGTCGCCAAGGTGATCGAATCCGACGTCCGCAAATCGGTGAGCAACCTCGCCTCGCTGCGTTAA
- a CDS encoding MFS transporter: MSGTEVRASATTAVRPAVLVSGLSLVVLTVAVLQTAVVPVLGVIGAQLGASPVAVSWAVTANLLAAIAATPLLGRLADMYSKKRVLLGVLIVVLIGSVLAAATSSLPLLIVARVLQGASYALYPISVAVLREELPPGRLAGSMAVMSGTLGFGGGVGLVVVGLLMSGDADYHRVFWLTTAFTVIVLGIVVFLVPARGRGSGGSIDWLGAVGLAIGLSSVLLAITQGNAWGWLSARTLACALGGAAVLVAWWLWEKRRDHPLVSTRMLTLPAMLLTNLATVFVGMGLYFAFLGLTQFVQIPREAAGYGFGATVLESSMVFLLPGALTGFVVALVSGRFIDRYGARRVLVVAALGGIAGFVLLAVAHDQRWQVIIAGILANAYISLGYGALPALVVAEVDAGQTGVATGMNAIARTVGSSVAAAVVALLLGRSEPGTQVPMESSFVIVFTAGAITAALALILIALTRTRRHAVDPDALAQSRAMNHEWG, encoded by the coding sequence TTGAGCGGGACGGAGGTCAGGGCGTCGGCCACCACCGCCGTGCGCCCTGCGGTTCTGGTGAGCGGGCTGAGCCTGGTCGTCCTCACCGTCGCCGTGCTCCAGACCGCGGTGGTGCCGGTTCTGGGGGTCATCGGCGCGCAGCTCGGCGCGTCACCGGTCGCGGTGAGCTGGGCCGTCACCGCCAATCTCCTGGCCGCCATCGCGGCGACACCACTGTTGGGCCGGCTGGCGGACATGTACAGCAAGAAGCGCGTCCTGCTGGGCGTCCTGATCGTGGTGCTGATCGGATCGGTGCTCGCGGCGGCGACGTCCTCACTACCGCTGCTGATCGTCGCCCGCGTCCTGCAGGGCGCGTCCTATGCGCTCTACCCGATCAGCGTCGCGGTGCTGCGCGAGGAACTGCCTCCCGGGCGGCTGGCCGGTTCGATGGCGGTGATGTCCGGCACGCTCGGCTTCGGCGGCGGCGTCGGGCTGGTGGTGGTCGGGCTGCTGATGAGCGGCGACGCCGATTACCACCGGGTGTTCTGGCTGACCACCGCGTTCACCGTGATCGTCCTCGGGATCGTGGTGTTCCTCGTCCCCGCGCGCGGACGCGGTTCCGGCGGATCGATCGACTGGCTCGGGGCGGTCGGCCTGGCCATCGGGCTGTCTTCCGTGCTGTTGGCCATCACCCAGGGCAACGCGTGGGGCTGGCTGTCCGCACGGACGCTGGCATGCGCGCTCGGCGGCGCGGCGGTCCTGGTCGCGTGGTGGCTGTGGGAGAAGCGCCGTGACCATCCGCTGGTGTCGACCCGGATGCTCACCCTTCCCGCGATGCTGCTGACGAACCTCGCGACCGTCTTCGTGGGCATGGGACTGTACTTCGCGTTCCTGGGGCTGACCCAGTTCGTGCAGATTCCCCGCGAGGCCGCCGGCTACGGCTTCGGTGCCACCGTGCTGGAGTCGAGCATGGTGTTCCTGCTACCGGGCGCGCTGACGGGTTTCGTCGTCGCGCTGGTCAGCGGGCGCTTCATCGACCGCTACGGCGCCCGCCGGGTGCTGGTGGTCGCAGCGCTCGGCGGCATCGCCGGGTTCGTCCTGCTGGCCGTGGCCCATGACCAGCGGTGGCAGGTGATCATCGCGGGCATCCTCGCCAACGCCTACATCAGTCTCGGTTACGGCGCCCTGCCCGCGCTGGTGGTGGCCGAGGTCGACGCCGGCCAGACGGGTGTGGCCACCGGGATGAACGCCATCGCACGGACGGTCGGCAGTTCGGTGGCCGCCGCCGTCGTCGCGCTGCTGCTGGGCCGGTCCGAACCCGGCACCCAGGTGCCGATGGAAAGCAGCTTCGTCATCGTGTTCACCGCGGGAGCGATCACCGCGGCCCTCGCCCTGATCCTCATCGCGCTCACCCGCACTCGCAGGCACGCCGTCGATCCGGACGCCCTCGCGCAGTCCAGGGCGATGAACCACGAGTGGGGTTAA
- a CDS encoding TspO/MBR family protein has product MRASTLAKTAGTVFATGALGGLASRPGLSLWYATLKKPSFQPPSQAFGIVWPALYADIAAVSASTIDHYNDTGQPEKARAYTTALVANLILNGSWTWLFFNRHKLGLSAVAAGALAASSADLTRRAVEAKGAQAAPLALYPLWCGFATALSSRIWWLNR; this is encoded by the coding sequence ATGCGTGCTTCCACTCTCGCCAAGACCGCCGGCACGGTGTTCGCCACCGGCGCGCTCGGCGGACTCGCCAGCCGACCGGGCCTCTCGCTGTGGTACGCCACGCTGAAGAAGCCGAGTTTTCAACCGCCGAGCCAGGCCTTCGGCATCGTGTGGCCTGCGCTCTATGCCGACATCGCCGCCGTGTCGGCGTCGACGATCGACCACTACAACGACACCGGCCAACCGGAGAAGGCCCGCGCCTACACCACGGCGCTGGTCGCCAACCTGATCCTCAACGGCAGTTGGACGTGGCTGTTCTTCAACCGCCACAAACTGGGATTGTCGGCCGTGGCCGCCGGTGCGCTCGCCGCCAGTAGCGCGGACCTCACCCGCCGAGCCGTCGAGGCGAAAGGCGCGCAAGCCGCGCCGCTCGCGCTGTATCCGCTGTGGTGCGGTTTCGCGACCGCTCTCTCGTCACGGATCTGGTGGCTGAATCGCTGA